Genomic segment of uncultured Umboniibacter sp.:
CTTTCATTACAGCGCTTAGTTTAAGCTAGCTAATCTAATACTTAGTCCCAGTTAAGAATTACCTTGCCACACTGACCACTCTCCATCATCTCAAACCCCTTTTGGAAGTCATCTACGTGGTAGTGGTGGGTAATAATCGGCTCAAGATTAAGGCCACTTTGGAGCATACTTGCCATTTTATACCAAGTCTCGAACATCTCTCTGCCGTAAATACCCTTGATGAACAGACCCTTGAAGATAACTTCGTTCCAGTCAATTGCTAGTTCAGAGCTTGGGATTCCCAATAGCGCAACCCTTCCGCCGTGATTCATCTTTGCCAGCATATCTCGGAACGCGTGACCGTTCCCTGACATTTCCAAGCCCACGTCAAAGCCTTCATCCATGCCAAGGTCTTGCATTACATCAGTTAATGACTGGGTATTAACGTTCACAACACGTGAAGCTCCCATTTTTTGCGCTAGTTCTAGACGATAGGGATTGATATCGGTGACAACTACATGACGGGCGCCAACATGACGAGCAATGGCTACGGCCATAATGCCAATTGGGCCGGCACCGGTAATCAATACATCTTCACCAACTAGGTCGAAACTCAAAGCAGTATGCGCTGCATTTCCATAGGGGTCGAAAATTGCCGCCAAATCGTCGGAAATATTATCCGGAATCTTAAATGCGTTCACCGCAGGAATGGCCAAGTACTCAGCAAATGCACCGGGTATATTTACGCCCACCCCTTCAGTGTTACGACAGAGATGGCGCTTACCAGCTCGGCAGTTACGGCAGTGCCCACAGGTAATATGCCCTTCGCCCGAAACCCTGTCTCCAAGCGCAAAGCCTGAAACTTGAGATCCTAGCTCAACGACCTCACCAATAAACTCATGCCCCACATTCATACCAACGGGAATAGTTTTCTGCGACCACTCATCCCACTTAAAAATGTGCAGATCGGTCCCACAGATTGCCGTCTTGCGAATCTTAATGAGCACATCATTAGGACCGCAGCTTGGCTTCTCAATCTGCTGCATCCATAGACCGCGTTCGGCTTTTTCCTTGACCAATGCTTTCATTGTTGTCATTAGATAATCTCCATCTCGCGGCCAACCTCAATAAATGCATCGATTGCCTTGTCGAGCTGCGCTCTTGTGTGAATCGCAGACATTTGCGTTCGAATTCTCGCCTCCCCCTTCGGTACAACTGGGAATGAAAAGCCAATCACGTAGATACCGCGCTTTAGCAGTTCCGCTGACATATCCGCCGCTTTCTTTGCATCGCCAATCATCACTGGAACAATGGGGTGATCGGCACCCGCTAGCGTGAAACCAGCGGCCGTCATTCGGTTACGAAAATGAGCTGCGTTAGCCTCTAGTTGAACACGGCGTTCAGCACCGGTCGCAACCATCTCTAAAACATGGCGAGTTGCCGAAGCGATCGATGGCGCTAGAGAGTTAGAAAACAGATAGGGGCGAGAACGCTGACGCAACAGGTCCGTGACCGATTTGCTTGCCGCCGTGTAACCACCCGATGCACCACCAAGCGCCTTACCTAGGGTTCCGGTAATGATATCTACACGATCCAATACCCCACAGTACTCGTGGGAGCCCTTGCCATTAGCGCCCAGGAAACCTACCGCATGCGAATCGTCAACCATCACCATGGCATTGTACTTGTCCGCCAAATCACAGATCGACTTAAGATCAGCGATGACACCATCCATTGAGAAGACACCATCGGTGGCAATCAGTTTAAATCGAGCGCCCGCTTTGTCAGCAGCAATTAACTGCTCTTCCAGTGCGTGCATGTCATTATTTGCATAACGAAAACGCTTGGCTTTACAAAGACGAACACCATCGATTATCGAGGCGTGATTGAGAGCGTCGGATATAATGGCGTCTTCTGGCCCTAATAGCACCTCGAACAAGCCACCATTAGCGTCGAAACAGCTAGCATAGAGAACGACATCCTCGGTACCAAGAAATTTTGCAAGATCTGCTTCAAGTTGTTTATGAATATCCTGTGTACCGCAGATAAAACGCACCGAAGCAACTCCGAAACCATAGTCAGCTAAACCATTCTGGCCGGATTTAATCAATTCAGGGTCATTCGCCAAGCCCAGATAATTATTCGCACAAAGATTAATGACTTCACCGGTGCTTTGAACATTTATCTCAGCGCTTTGCTGCCCAGTAATAATTCGTTCACCTTTGAACAACCCTGCCGCTTTTATATCTGCAAGTTCAGTATTTAGATGCTCGTAAAACGCAGATTTCATCATCATCTCCCACTCAAAATTAACGCCGATTGAGACTATTTTATCCCCAATACAGTTAAATAGACAATTAAATAAACGTATAGATTTACTTATGTAAATATTCTCTCCCGCCAACGGAATCCCCTCCAGAAGAATTACAAGAGGGGTGAAGTAAACCGAAAATAAGCGGCTCAGCCTTAAATGTAGCTTAAAGCTCAGACAAAGGAGAACTGTCACCGTTGACGAAGTACTCGCGGGTTCCCGAGCGTTTTCTTAAATAGAGAAAATAATTACTAATTTTGTGAACTTTCTCGACTTACCCCGGTCTGATAATTCAGATACCCGCTTGAAATGAGTATCTCTCCCCCAAAAAAGAAACGGCCCAGTTAGTTAACTGGGTCGTTTCTTTTTCTAGCTACTTACTCAATTTTTTATATTTGCGCTTTATCATTAAGCTAGCACTTAGTGATTCACTTCGTCTTATGCTCAATAAATTCTTCGGGCTGGCAAATTACCTCCTGAAGAGTAGCCAATAGCTCAACGACTCGATGATCCGCCAAACGATAGTGTACTTCAGTTCCCTTTCGAGCAGTGGACACAACCCCGGCCTGCCTAAGGTTGGCCAAATGCTGGGATAGCGCAGATTGTGAAAGCGAAAGTTTAGACTGCAGCGAACTCACTGATAGTGTCTCTTCATGGAGATAGCATAAAATCAGCAACCGATGACGATTAGCCATTAGCTTCAATAAGGCCGCTGCTTCCCCACTTCGTTCCTCCAATAAATCCGCTTCAATACTAGGCATCTACAGCACTCCGATATATAACGCCAAACTAATAATTAAGGCATACGAAAACGTTTGCCAAATGCCGACAGTAAAATAGTCTTTGGTCTGATACTCGCCAGACGCTTGCACCAGTGTATTGACCTGTGAACTGGACAGCACAAAGGTGTTCGACACGGCAATGGCTACGCCTAGCGCCAGAGAGTTCACGTCAAGGTCCATTGCCACAGCTATTTGAGCCGCCACCGGGATCATCACTGTTGCGGCACCGACGTTGGTCATTGCCATACCGGCAACTAACGCAAAAAATGAAAGGAACATACACATCTCGAAGAAGTGCATCCCGTAGAAGAAGTGCTGCAGAATATCGGCTAAATAAGCTGCACTGCCCGAGAAAGAAACCGCTGAACCAATAGGTATCATGGCGCCCAATAGAGCTACTGTCGACCAATTAACCTCTCTGATGACATCTTTAAAATTAAACAATTTCGCTGACACCATCCAAGCCACGCCCAAGCTAAAGGCTAGCGATGAAGGGATTTCGAGCAGTAGTCCAACTGCCGCGATGGCGAGACCTACAAGAGCATGTGGAGCCTTGTCACGATTGTAAGGCGTGGGTGCGGTTCCTAGTAGCCAGAGCTCTCGAGGCTTATTAAAGCGAGTGAGGTTATGCCAAGCGGCGTAGCCATAAATCATATCTCCTTCACGTAATCTCCGATTGCGGAGATTATATTGTTTCAATTTACCACCAGAGGAAATTACCAGTGGCGCAACGCCATAGTTCTTCCGAATACTGACTTTGCGAATACGTTGTCCTGCCAATGGTGAGCCTACGGGAACCAGCATTTCAACAAAATCTGCAGTCCCCGTGGAGAATGCACTGGGCTTTAGTTTGCAGTTATTAATTCCTGGTTCTTTGATCAAATCAGCGAGCTCTTCGTCGGTTGCAAAGACGGCAATAACGGTGGATCGTGGAATCGAATCGTGACGATAGGGTGTATAGATCCACTTTCCATCGCGCAAGTATGCCGCGACAGTAATCCTAAAGATTCGTTCAAATGAACCAAATTTACGTCCCACAAAGCGACTATGATTATCGAGTGTAATCCCTCGCAACCGAGGACGAATACTATACTGGTCACCGCGACTTAAGGACTTTAAAACGGATCGACTTGGCAAGAGGCGCTGGCCGATTAATAGATGAATGACAATGGCTGCGAGTAAAATGAACAAACCCGTAGTGAAGGGAGCAAGAAAACCAATATCGACGTGCTCGACGGGGATTAGATCCTGAACCAAAATTAACGGCGCGGTTCCCACCAATGTCATGGTGCCTCCGGCGGCCGCAGCTATAGCAATCGGCATTGCTAGACGAGAGATAGATATCTTAAGCTGTCGAGAGAGGACCGTTGCCACAGGCAAAAATAAAGCAACTACCGCCGTATTTTGAATAACAGCAGAGACCATCCCGGCTACCAACATCAACAGACCAGTGACTCTTAACTCATCATTTCGACCGTGCCGTGCAATCCAGCGACTAATACTGTCCATCAATCCTGCCGTTTGCAGGCCGACCGCAACTAACATAACGGCGACTAACGAAATCACTGCATTAGATGAATAACCATCCCAAAGGCTGTTGATATTAGGCAAAAGTTCTAGCCCAAAGTAGCTAGCACTGCCGAGCACCAACATTCCCCCCAAGGCCACAGATTCCGAGCGAAATCGGCCCACAAGAAATAGCACTAGTAAGCAACTAACTAAAGTAAGCGTGAAAAAAATACTGGGAGTCATCAACGGTCCGCTAATAAAAGACAACTTTAATTTTAATATTAGTTAAATCTAAAGTATTAGGGGAAATTTTTATACAAGAAATCACATAGCTACAGCGTATTTCCGCGGATAGTACTCAAGTTGCTAAATTGAGATTATAAATCCCGCAAGCAGTAGCAATTCTCTCTACGAGAATTTTTAATCCCGGTACTCTCCCCCTTATATAGAGCCGGGATTTTTTTTGCCTATCGGAAACTCAATTATTCTCGCTCAGCGCTCGGTTGATTAACGAGCTGATCTTGAGCCCAAAGTTTTCGCCGCATCCCCGCATCGACATTTCCTCCCGATAAGACGATCAAGATGCGCTGAGGCAAAACTGAACGCTTAACGTGTTGTAACACCGCCGACATCGTCATGGCACTAGTCGGCTCAACTTGAAGTTTTAGAAGATGATTCAGCCATTGATACCAATAGACAATATCCTTTTCAGAAACCTCGTAGAAACCATCTAATTGCTGTAATAGAGGGAAGTTATGTTCCCCCACGCGCAATGTCATAGCGCCATCGGCTAGCGTGCTTGGCGCCTCGGCCAATCCGCAAATTCTTCCCGCTCGCAAAGATTGTGCGGCATCGTTAGCCGCCTGAGGCTCTGCACCCACAATTTGAGCATGGCTTCCCGCGTTCTTTACAGCAAGTAATGAACCCGCTAGGAGTCCACCGCCACCACAGGGGGCTGCAATCACATCAAGATCAGCGACTTGCTCGAGTGCTTCGGCGACCGCAGTGCCCTGCCCGGCAATAATATCGGGATGATCATAGGGGGGAAGCCAGAGCGTACCGGGTTCTGTGGATAATCGATGAACTTCTCTATCTACCCAAAACCGATCCTCCCCAAGGATAACTTCAGCGCCATAACCTCGGGTTGCCTGAGCTTTCACTGGCGAGACACTCTTGGGCATTAATATTGTCGCTGGCAAGCCCGCTTCACGAGCGGCCCAAGCAACTGCCTGAGCATGATTACCAGAACTATTTGCTACCACTCGTTGAATACCATGATCAGGACTAGAAAGTGCCTTAGTTAGCATATTTAAAGCGCCTCGAGCTTTAAATGCACCAACTGACTGTAGACACTCTGCCTTAAAGAAAAACTCATGACCTAGGTAATCATTAAGCAATTGACTACTAAAAATGGGCGTCCTTTTTATTCTCCCCGCTAGGCGAACCTGAGCCTCGCGAATTTCTCTCGGGTCAATCACGTCATCTCCTCATTCAACATCTCATTCAGTGGCTCGCTCAACATCTTATTCGAGATATCAGTTAAGTTCTCACTCAGCGTCGCGCTCAACACCTTGAGGAAAGTTACGAGGGGAATCAACTCATCTAAGTGAATGATAGCCATTAGC
This window contains:
- a CDS encoding glycine C-acetyltransferase, encoding MKSAFYEHLNTELADIKAAGLFKGERIITGQQSAEINVQSTGEVINLCANNYLGLANDPELIKSGQNGLADYGFGVASVRFICGTQDIHKQLEADLAKFLGTEDVVLYASCFDANGGLFEVLLGPEDAIISDALNHASIIDGVRLCKAKRFRYANNDMHALEEQLIAADKAGARFKLIATDGVFSMDGVIADLKSICDLADKYNAMVMVDDSHAVGFLGANGKGSHEYCGVLDRVDIITGTLGKALGGASGGYTAASKSVTDLLRQRSRPYLFSNSLAPSIASATRHVLEMVATGAERRVQLEANAAHFRNRMTAAGFTLAGADHPIVPVMIGDAKKAADMSAELLKRGIYVIGFSFPVVPKGEARIRTQMSAIHTRAQLDKAIDAFIEVGREMEII
- a CDS encoding SLC13 family permease, with the translated sequence MTPSIFFTLTLVSCLLVLFLVGRFRSESVALGGMLVLGSASYFGLELLPNINSLWDGYSSNAVISLVAVMLVAVGLQTAGLMDSISRWIARHGRNDELRVTGLLMLVAGMVSAVIQNTAVVALFLPVATVLSRQLKISISRLAMPIAIAAAAGGTMTLVGTAPLILVQDLIPVEHVDIGFLAPFTTGLFILLAAIVIHLLIGQRLLPSRSVLKSLSRGDQYSIRPRLRGITLDNHSRFVGRKFGSFERIFRITVAAYLRDGKWIYTPYRHDSIPRSTVIAVFATDEELADLIKEPGINNCKLKPSAFSTGTADFVEMLVPVGSPLAGQRIRKVSIRKNYGVAPLVISSGGKLKQYNLRNRRLREGDMIYGYAAWHNLTRFNKPRELWLLGTAPTPYNRDKAPHALVGLAIAAVGLLLEIPSSLAFSLGVAWMVSAKLFNFKDVIREVNWSTVALLGAMIPIGSAVSFSGSAAYLADILQHFFYGMHFFEMCMFLSFFALVAGMAMTNVGAATVMIPVAAQIAVAMDLDVNSLALGVAIAVSNTFVLSSSQVNTLVQASGEYQTKDYFTVGIWQTFSYALIISLALYIGVL
- a CDS encoding metalloregulator ArsR/SmtB family transcription factor, translated to MPSIEADLLEERSGEAAALLKLMANRHRLLILCYLHEETLSVSSLQSKLSLSQSALSQHLANLRQAGVVSTARKGTEVHYRLADHRVVELLATLQEVICQPEEFIEHKTK
- the tdh gene encoding L-threonine 3-dehydrogenase translates to MKALVKEKAERGLWMQQIEKPSCGPNDVLIKIRKTAICGTDLHIFKWDEWSQKTIPVGMNVGHEFIGEVVELGSQVSGFALGDRVSGEGHITCGHCRNCRAGKRHLCRNTEGVGVNIPGAFAEYLAIPAVNAFKIPDNISDDLAAIFDPYGNAAHTALSFDLVGEDVLITGAGPIGIMAVAIARHVGARHVVVTDINPYRLELAQKMGASRVVNVNTQSLTDVMQDLGMDEGFDVGLEMSGNGHAFRDMLAKMNHGGRVALLGIPSSELAIDWNEVIFKGLFIKGIYGREMFETWYKMASMLQSGLNLEPIITHHYHVDDFQKGFEMMESGQCGKVILNWD
- a CDS encoding serine/threonine dehydratase, whose product is MIDPREIREAQVRLAGRIKRTPIFSSQLLNDYLGHEFFFKAECLQSVGAFKARGALNMLTKALSSPDHGIQRVVANSSGNHAQAVAWAAREAGLPATILMPKSVSPVKAQATRGYGAEVILGEDRFWVDREVHRLSTEPGTLWLPPYDHPDIIAGQGTAVAEALEQVADLDVIAAPCGGGGLLAGSLLAVKNAGSHAQIVGAEPQAANDAAQSLRAGRICGLAEAPSTLADGAMTLRVGEHNFPLLQQLDGFYEVSEKDIVYWYQWLNHLLKLQVEPTSAMTMSAVLQHVKRSVLPQRILIVLSGGNVDAGMRRKLWAQDQLVNQPSAERE